One stretch of Oryzias melastigma strain HK-1 unplaced genomic scaffold, ASM292280v2 sc00305, whole genome shotgun sequence DNA includes these proteins:
- the LOC112139790 gene encoding zinc finger protein 239, with amino-acid sequence MEQEEQEPPQIEEELEESEPPQIKEEQEQLDLKQETDTLMEIPTCERNESSEADLNNQQSFNVTDSQNEELSQHEESTSTTEEETDPQNRDQRERRDRSHVQNVDNSHMSESPCDSDVGKHTNETTLGKKYKQFQQENSFSSVKPSEGIIIANSTSLHTRTESDKGPHVCEECNNHFSSESRLRIHIRKHTGEKPFLCEECGKPFSHTSDLKKHMTTHTGGKPFSCKECNKTFSLKCNLKVHMRTHTGEKPFLCKECDKSFSQISNLKRHKITHTGEKPFLCKECDKSFSQIYDFKKHMRTHTGEKPFLCKECDKGFSQLSNLKRHKRTHTGERPFSCKECDKRFSTLYNLRKHMRTHSGEKHFSCKECYKKFNNTTDLKRHMRTHT; translated from the coding sequence ATGGAGCAGGAAGAacaagaacctccacagattgaAGAAGAACTGGAGGAATCTGAACCTCCACAAATTAAAGAGGAGCAAGAACAACTTGATCTAAAGCAGGAGACTGataccttgatggagattcctactTGTGAGAGAAATGAGAGCAGTGAAGCAGATCTTAACAATCAGCAAAGCTTTAATGTAACTGATAGCCAGAATGAAGAATTAagccaacatgaagaatcaacatcaactacaGAAGAAGAGACAgacccacagaacagagatcagagagagagaagagacagaagtcatgtccaaaatGTGGACAactctcacatgtcagaaagtcCGTGTGACTCTGATGTTGGAAAACATACCAATGAGACAACTTTGGGtaagaaatacaaacaattccaacaagaaaatagtttttcctCTGTAAAGCCTAGTGAAGGGATTATAATTGCAAACAGTACGTCCCTCCACACGAGAACCGAGTCTGATAAAGGACCTCATGTCTGTGAGGAATGTAATAATCATTTTAGTTCTGAATCTAGGCTCAGAATTCACATCAGAAaacatacaggagagaagccttttttgtgtgaagaatGTGGTAAACCATTCAGTCATACGtctgatttgaaaaaacacATGACAACTCATACAGGAGGgaagcctttttcgtgtaaGGAATGTAATAAAACTTTTAGTCTAAAATGTAATCTCAAagtacacatgagaactcatacgggcgaaaaaccttttttgtgtaaggaatgtgataaaagttttagccaaatatctaatctcaaaagacacaagataactcatacaggagagaagccttttttatgcaaagaatgtgataaaagttttagtcaaatatatGACTTCAAGAAACACATGAggactcatacaggagaaaagccttttttgtgtaaagaatgtgacaaaggTTTTAGCCAACTATctaatctcaaaagacacaagagaactcatacaggagaaaggCCTTTTTCAtgcaaagaatgtgataaaaggtTTAGTACATTATATAACTTAAGgaaacacatgagaactcattcAGGAGAGAAGCAtttttcgtgtaaagaatgctataaaaagt